The nucleotide sequence TCGCCAGCAGGTTGGTGCGTCCACTCCCCAGCCCCATCAGCACCAGCATGAACAACAAGCGCCAATCGTAGGTGGTGTTGTGGGCTCGCAGATCGGGTACTTCCATCAGGTAGGGAATCGGGCTGGGGATCTGTATGGTCGTCTTCATGCAGAATATGATAAAAGCCTGCTTACTTTGTGGAAATGCTCAACTGATTACACTGTCATCTAGTAGTTTGTACAGAAGCTGCAATCAACTGGCCAATCGCAAAACTGCTGCAAAACTACCTTCCCACAGGCGGTTTGCCGAAAATCCTGCTCAGAACCGTTTGGTGCCGGGAATGGGACTCGAACCCACACGCCCTTGCGGGCAACGGATTTTAAGTCCGTAGCGTCTACCATTCCGCCATCCCGGCAGACCCGCCCTCTAGTTTATCGCCTGGTTGCATTCTGGCAAGCCAGAACCAAAAACGTTGAATACAGTTAGCTTTTTACCATACCAACCTTACATCGGTGTGGAGAAAAGGGTGTTGGAGGTCGGATGCGGAAGCCTGGTGTCGCCAGGTAGCAGAGCTGCTGAAAAGACCTTGACCCGGCAACCTGGTTTGGACATCTCAATCACTTCTGGTAACGGTCAGGTGTTGGGGTTCAGATTGGGAATTGTCGAGCACGATAGGTAAAACGACACGTACAATAACAGTGGATTTGAAGCAGATCAGCCAGAGGTTGTGGCTATGAATTGCCGGCGACTATAAATCCTCATCTGAGCTATATGAGCCCTCTTCACAACTCCCCAGCCCCGCAAACGCTGCGCCTGCGGGTGCAGGGGGTGGTGCAGGGCGTGGGTTTCCGCCCTTTTGTGTTTCGGCTAGCCCAGGCCTTGGGGCTCTCGGGCTGGGTACGCAACGACCTCGAGGGGGTGCTGATCGAGGTCTCCGCAACCCCCGAGGTGCTATCGGCGTTTGTCCAGGCCCTCCGCGAACAGGCCCCACCTGCCGCCCGGGTCGAGCGCATTGACGTTGTTGAGTGCCGTCCGGGAGGCTTACCCCCCGGTTTTGCCATCCTCGAGAGCGAGGCCAGCGGCCCTATCACCACCCTCATCTCGCCCGACCTGACCCTCTGCGAAGATTGCTTGCAGGAACTATTCGACCCTGCGAACCGCCGTTACCGCTACCCTTTCATCAACTGCACCAACTGCGGCCCGCGTTACAGCATCATCCAGCAACTGCCCTACGACCGTCCCTTCACCACCATGTGGGCTTTTGCGATGTGCCCGGACTGCGCCGCCGAGTACCACGACCCCCTCAACCGCCGCTTCCACGCCCAGCCCATCGCCTGCCCAACTTGTGGCCCACAGGTGCATCTGTGGAACGCCAGGATGGAACCCATTGCGTCCAGACACCCGGCCATTGCAGAAGCTGCGCGGCTCCTGCGCGAGGGCCAGATTCTGGCCATCAAGGGGCTGGGAGGCTACCACCTGGCCTGCGATGCACACAACGCAGAGGCCGTAGAAACGCTGAGAACCCGCAAAAAGCGCCGGGCCAAGCCCTTCGCGCTGATGGCAAGAGACACCGAAGCCCTGCGCGGCTACGCCCTGCTAGACGAGGCGGCCCTGCGCCTGCTGGAGAGCCTCGAGCGGCCCATCGTACTGCTGCCCAAAGGCCCCAAACCCCTCCCAGAACCCCTGGCGCCCGGCAGCCCCCACCTGGGCTTCATGCTGCCCTACACCCCCCTCCAGCACCTGCTCTTTGCCGAAGGCGCCCCTCCGCTGCTGGTCATGACCAGCGCCAACCGCTCCTGCGAGCCCATGGTCTACCGCGACGAGGCGTTGGGCAGCCTGTCCGGCCTGGCCGATTTTTTCCTGGTGGGCGAGCGGCCCATCGCCCGCCGGGTGGACGATTCCATCGTGGCGCTGGCCGATTCAAAGCCCCTGCTCCTGCGCCGGGCTCGAGGGTTCGCCCCTGCGCCGATCCTGCGCTCAGAACGGTTCCAGCGGCCCATCCTGGCCCTGGGGGGCATGCTCAAAAATGCCATTGCGCTCAGCACCGGCGGCCAGGTATTCGTGAGCCAGCACATCGGCGACCTGGAAGAGCTGGAAGCCCGCCTGGCTTTCCAGCAAACCATCCACGACCTGACCCAGATGTACCGGGTCAACCTGGACAAAACCCTGGTGGTGCACGACCTGCACCCCGACTACCCCTCCACCCAGTACGCCCTGGAACTGCCCGGCCCCAGGCAGGCCGTCCAGCACCACCAGGCCCACATCGCCTCGGTGCTGGTGGAGCAGGGGCTCTGGGAAGAAGAGGTGATGGGCTTTGCCTTCGATGGCGCAGGGCTCGGGGAGGATGGGGCCATCTGGGGCGGGGAGGTGTTCGCCGGCTCGCTGGCCCGGGGCCTCAGGCGGGTGGCCCACCTGCGCTACGCCCCCCTGCTGGGCGGGGACGCCGCTGCTTCATTCCCGCCCCAGGCCGCGGTGGGGTTCTTGCAGGAACTCGCGGGCTGGGAGGCTCCGTTGCCCGAACCGGTGGTGCAGGCAGGAACCCGCCTGCTGCGTTCCAAAATGCCCATTCCAGTCACCAGCAGCATCGGGCGCTTGTTCGATGCAGTAGCTGCCTTGCTGGGCTTTCACACCCGACAGGACTACGAGGGCCAGGCCGCAACATGGCTGGAGAGTCTGGCGCGCTCGAGCCCACCCCTGCCCAACCAACTAACCCTGCCCATCCGGCAAACCTCGGGCCTGTTCGAGTGGGATTACCAACCTTTGCTCCAGGCTGTTC is from Meiothermus sp. CFH 77666 and encodes:
- the hypF gene encoding carbamoyltransferase HypF, whose amino-acid sequence is MSPLHNSPAPQTLRLRVQGVVQGVGFRPFVFRLAQALGLSGWVRNDLEGVLIEVSATPEVLSAFVQALREQAPPAARVERIDVVECRPGGLPPGFAILESEASGPITTLISPDLTLCEDCLQELFDPANRRYRYPFINCTNCGPRYSIIQQLPYDRPFTTMWAFAMCPDCAAEYHDPLNRRFHAQPIACPTCGPQVHLWNARMEPIASRHPAIAEAARLLREGQILAIKGLGGYHLACDAHNAEAVETLRTRKKRRAKPFALMARDTEALRGYALLDEAALRLLESLERPIVLLPKGPKPLPEPLAPGSPHLGFMLPYTPLQHLLFAEGAPPLLVMTSANRSCEPMVYRDEALGSLSGLADFFLVGERPIARRVDDSIVALADSKPLLLRRARGFAPAPILRSERFQRPILALGGMLKNAIALSTGGQVFVSQHIGDLEELEARLAFQQTIHDLTQMYRVNLDKTLVVHDLHPDYPSTQYALELPGPRQAVQHHQAHIASVLVEQGLWEEEVMGFAFDGAGLGEDGAIWGGEVFAGSLARGLRRVAHLRYAPLLGGDAAASFPPQAAVGFLQELAGWEAPLPEPVVQAGTRLLRSKMPIPVTSSIGRLFDAVAALLGFHTRQDYEGQAATWLESLARSSPPLPNQLTLPIRQTSGLFEWDYQPLLQAVLDLLKARTPSTLVARHFHAALADAVVRMALTLHPTHPTTRVVLSGGVWQNQLLHQLTLSKLRSEGFEVYWNQKVPPGDGGLALGQLALTLDSV